In the Drosophila takahashii strain IR98-3 E-12201 chromosome 3R, DtakHiC1v2, whole genome shotgun sequence genome, one interval contains:
- the LOC108064806 gene encoding LOW QUALITY PROTEIN: protein RER1 (The sequence of the model RefSeq protein was modified relative to this genomic sequence to represent the inferred CDS: substituted 1 base at 1 genomic stop codon): protein MMNEDSSAASGGGVKKFFQRLSQTYQSTLDRSTPHTRMRWVFAGFLLLLFVLRIFIHQGWYIVCYALGIYHLNLFIAFLTPKIDPEFDPYSQEDEDEGPNLPTRSNEEFRPFIRRLPEFKFWLSVAKSTLIGLICTFFDFFNVPVFWPILVMYFITLFCITMKRQIKHMIKYKYLPFTRNKPRYQRVNDLAGSGPGSVASAGHAKXQLAAQTPDTRATTAAGAAGDLSTASSSAGAPPSATTSDSAATKDVGSPTVGGSSSIKPPQIIAIEDY from the exons ATGATGAACGAGGACAGCAGCGCtgccagcggcggcggcgtcaAGAAGTTCTTTCAGCGCCTCTCACAG ACCTACCAATCCACCTTGGACCGCAGCACACCGCACACACGGATGCGCTGGGTCTTTGCCGgcttcctgctcctgctcttCGTGCTGCGCATCTTCATCCACCAGGGCTGGTACATCGTCTGCTATGCGCTGGGCATCTACCACCTCAACCTGTTCATCGCCTTTCTGACGCCCAAAATCGATCCCGAGTTCGATCCCTACTCgcaggaggacgaggacgagggaCCCAATCTGCCCACGCGCAGCAACGAGGAGTTCCGGCCCTTCATCCGCCGCCTGCCGGAGTTCAAGTTCTGGCTGTCGGTGGCGAAAAGCACGCTGATCGGTCTTATTTGCACGTTCTTCGACTTCTTTAATGTGCCCGTGTTCTGGCCCATTCTGGTCATGTACTTCATCACGCTCTTCTGCATCACGATGAAGCGCCAGATCAAGCATATGATCAAGTACAAGTACTTGCCGTTTACGCGCAACAAGCCAAGGTATCAGCGTGTGAACGACCTGGCGGGATCGGGACCAGGATCCGTGGCGTCGGCGGGTCATGCGAAGTGACAATTAGCCGCACAGACGCCGGACACTCGGGCGACGACGGCAGCGGGAGCAGCGGGAGATCTTTCCACCGCCTCTTCCTCGGCCGGAGCGCCACCATCAGCGACAACCAGCGACAGCGCAGCGACCAAGGATGTGGGGTCGCCAACAGTGGGAGGATCATCGTCCATCAAACCACCGCAGATCATTGCCATTGAGGACTACTAG
- the Kdsr gene encoding 3-ketodihydrosphingosine reductase produces MELSWEIVLCVAIAVLVHVAVYLFVMGKRERSIVGRHVVVTGGSKGIGLCLAVECAMKGANVTVIARDEKMLSGAVALMEVIRQRPDQKFQYRSLDIGGDYEQVARVLGEIEESFGPIYTLINCAGMAICGVFEEVSVQDVHKLMNVNFFGTYNCTRYVLPKMKKAGEGIVVITASQAAMFGIYGYGPYSATKYALRAMAETIAMESREHGVSVTLAMPCDTNTPGFEEEEKSKPRETKIISGGGGLIEPEVMAKAILKDALKGNFTSTVGAESWLITTLGGALLPWDGFFTNLLHAIVLGPLRLVSYGLHKYFNSIIRKCAREDKAKAQSEVEAK; encoded by the exons ATGGAACTGAGCTGGGAGATAGTGCTCTGCGTGGCCATTGCGGTGCTGGTTCACGTTGCGGTCTACCTATTCGTCATGGGCAAGCGGGAGAGGAGCATTGTGGGTCGTCATGTGGTGGTCACCGGCGGATCCAAGGGAATCGGTCTCTGCCTGGCGGTGGAATGCGCCATGAAGGGCGCCAATGTGACGGTGATAGCGCGCGACGAGAAAATGCTGA GCGGAGCCGTGGCCCTGATGGAGGTGATCCGCCAGCGACCGGATCAGAAGTTCCAGTACCGCAGCCTGGACATTGGCGGCGACTATGAGCAGGTCGCCCGAGTGCTGGGCGAGATCGAGGAGAGCTTTGGTCCCATCTACACGCTCATTAACTGCGCTGGGATGGCCATTTGTGGGGTGTTTGAAGAGGTTTCTGTTCAAGATGTCCACAAACTGATGAACGTCAACTTCTTTGGCACCTACAACTGCACCCGGTATGTCCTGCCCAAGATGAAGAAGGCAGGCGAGGGCATTGTTGTGATCACTGCCTCCCAGGCGGCCATGTTTGGGATCTATGGCTACGGACCCTATTCGGCCACCAAGTACGCCTTGAGGGCGATGGCCGAGACGATAGCCATGGAGTCCAGGGAGCACGGTGTTAGTGTTACCTTGGCCATGCCCTGCGATACGAATACGCCGGGATTCGAGGAGGAAGAGAAATCCAAGCCAAGGGAAACGAAAATCATATCGGGCGGTGGAGGATTAATAGAACCAGAAGTTATGGCCAAAGCTATACTCAAGGATGCCTTG AAGGGCAACTTCACCTCAACGGTGGGAGCCGAAAGCTGGCTAATCACCACTTTGGGTGGAGCATTGCTCCCCTGGGACGGCTTCTTCACCAATCTCCTGCACGCCATCGTTTTGGGACCCTTGCGATTGGTTAGCTATGGTCTGCACAAGTACTTTAACAGTATCATTCGCAAATGCGCTCGAGAGGATAAAGCTAAGGCTCAATCCGAAGTAGAGGCCAAGTGA